Sequence from the Aspergillus nidulans FGSC A4 chromosome III genome:
TCCGAtgtaatttttttttttttttttcaccaCAAAAATCCGTAGGTAGAGCCGCGGAGGTTATCACAAAAGGCAGGAGAGACGACCAGGTACGTACGATCTAGTGTTGCTATAACTACGTCATCCCTGTCCGCACGGTATAACCTGAGACTCCGGTTCATGCCTCTTCAAACACCAAAAAACATACCAATCGAACCCGCTGggggaaaaggaaaaaagaaagggcaagtcaagaaagaaaaagcatAATGGCAAGCTACTCGCGCGCCACTTTAATACACGCAACTCATCCCCTCCTTGACGCCTTCGCAACGTCCTCAGATCTCATCACCGTTTTAAACACTTTCACCACTATTCCATCACCCACAGTGCACGAACACGGCCTGCCACAGCTTGCCCCCTTTCTGGGCCGCACATTCACCGGCCGCGATCGGGTAGAAGAGTACTTTACCCTGCTCAACGAGCACCTGCGTATCGAGAGCATGCggttcgaggacgagaaggagtgggctgttgatcttgagacagggtttgtttgtttgAAGGGGCATGCGAGGTTTGTGAGTaaagaaagcgaggaagGCTGGGATGAGGTGTTTATTTACCGGATTGGGCtggttgaggatgaggaaatAAAGGAGGTGAAAGTTCGGAATTATGAGGTTTGGGCGGACACGGGGGCGGCTTATTTGGCTGCAAAGGGGGAGTTGAAAAGATTGTTTTGAGAGACTAAGAGCCTGCTGTTGCTACTGCTACTATGTACGGTATAAACAGTTTGATGGCTAGCTATGCCTGCCAGTCAATCCAGCCGATATTGTTGGCCTTTCCGTCCGGGGTCAAGAAAACCTTCGCAGGAGAATCATACGGCGCATATTCCTTGGCTGACAAGACAATTGATGCATTAGTCGAAGCGCGACTCGAGACGTTGAACCCCGGCCCAAAGGTGCGATACTCGGCCATGAAAGTCTTGTTTGACAGACGGCTTACACCATCAACGACCCAATCAATGTACCCTTCAGGATCAATGCTAGCATCCTCATAGGAACGAACGAAGATGGAGCGGTGTAGTTCATTCCAAGGCCTGCCGAGGGGGCAAGCACCGACGATTTCCGGGGCAATTGAGGCATTGGCAGCTTGCACGGATGAGTCGACGATGTAGACGCCGTATTTGTTCTCGAAGGTCGTGTTGGTACCCTTCCAGGCTgtgatgccgccgccgcagttgcggaggaggatatcagaCGATTGAATCCAAGCTGTGCCGAACCCGTAGATGAAGTCAGTTTGGCCGGCTATTATGCTCCTGTGAAAGTATGCGTTGCCGAGTTTGCCTACGTAGACCTATGATTGTCAGATTATTTCGCAAGAGGTTAGGCAGACCTACAGTATCCTGGTAGGAATAGAACCCGCAATAGTAGAACCCGCCATTAGccctgctgaagctgagTGCATGTGCCGGGCCGTCTGAATAGTCCGCCCAGGTGTTGGTAAAATCAATGTTGTACGCACGAAAGTCGACTGAGCCAAAGGGAGTATCCTCAGGTACAGGGAATCCCGTGGGACCAGAGCCAGTGTAACTCGCGTTCAGAGTAGGTGCGACAGTCAAAACGCTTCCGAAAACATTGTCAACACTCTGGCCCGTGCTGTCATGGTTGGCTTGTGCCCAGTTGATTGTCACCTGGTTCTTGGAGGCGTCGGTGACATGGTCTGTTTGGCCGAGCAGCGTGACTGGGCCGGGACGGGTGACATTGACTTGTTCCGTATATGTCCCTGCTAGGATCAGGATCGTCTGGCTGCTGTTATCGTGCGGCAGGGACTCAACTGCGGCTTGGACGGTTGAAAAGTCAGCCTTAGGGTCGGATGCAGAGACAACGAGAGTGCCTTCAGGGCACGCTTTGCGCGATCTCTGGCAATTCCTATAGCGGCTCGAAGGGATGCCCGCTGCGCTGGCTAGGAGCACATTGAGAAGCAGGGAAGCCCAAGAGCGTAATTTCGGCATCGTACTATATGAGCTGATTGCCTGGATGAATCGATCTCAgtgccatggccatcaatgGCTCTTATACATAGCTAGCTACCGTCCCCGGAAAATCTCCATCCATGAATCCGGGAGAAATGCGGGGGAAGCGGCAGGTCTTCGTGGGTGAGGAATTGACTGGCCTCCTAAGCATTGTTTAGTTGAATCAAGCATACGAAGCTCCGGGGCTGTATATGCCAACTAGAGCTCAGGATTTCTTCCAATGGCAAAGTGCATCAGCTACAACGGAGGGAGATAATCAGCCTATCCCCGGAAATATGAGCTAGCTGGGTTGACGGAAAAATCGAAGGACAGCATGACGGAGAATTGGATCCCGCCTGTAGGAATTAGCAAGAACACAGTGCGGAGTACATGAAAACGGACTTGCTGAACCCCAACACATGGCGTATACACAAAGCCGTTGTCATGAGAAGGGGAGCCGGGAGGCGCTCCATGAACTAGCTGGCTGGGCTGGAATACATCACACAAGAAGGGAATatcgaagctgaaggcgTCTGTCTGTGCGGACAAGGAGGATCTCAACGATAAGAATTGATAAGGATATTCAAGCATGAGGCCAAGTTCAAGAACGAGAATTCGGTGCCTCAGGCCATGAAAGTCATCTCCTTCTAGTGTCCACTTCGAGCTTGTACGTGTCCCATTTACTTTTTCCTTTAGCAGAATCTATGACTACGACGAACGCGATAACCCTCCACTTCAAGTCTTCGCTACTGTATCATGCAAATCATAATTGAGTATCAATACACGTTGCAGATGTGCGATCCTAATCAAGTCGTCTCATCCCAAACATTCGTCATCAATAGTTCCAAACCGCGGCCCACCAAGCTAGCCAGCTACGAAGCTGCGAAGCTGCAAAGTAGTCCCCAATGAAGAGAACTCAGTCACTCCGCGGAGCTTTAAGCAAGCTAACCGGCCAAGGCAGCACACGACAGGCGGTTGGCCTCGGAAGGCTGGCGGCTGGAGTCCTGAaacaaagctggagaagtacGGAGAAAGGTTACGAATCCAGCCTCGGTGAGAGTCCGACGAGTTACAGCGCGCCTCAAGCAACGCAAGAGAGCGATGGGCACGATGCTCGCGATGGGGCTCCGCTGCTCCAGGCCGATCCGAATCAAACAAAAGGGGGCGAGTCGTCATAGGAGGAAATCCGGAAAGCTGTGTGGGTTGTGGATACACTGGACGAAATTGCACTATTCCTTAGCGTCGCACTGTGCGCATGCGAACTTCCTCCACAAATCGAGGACGAGGCTGCAGACGTCGAGCTCGGAGATGAGGGCCAAACTAGGCAGGTTTTAGATCTGGAGACTTCAACGGCTTCCTAGTTTGCCAAATCCATACCGAAGCCAGTAGAGTCAGAAAGATATCAGTTGAAAGACTGTTTCTAATTCTGGAATCCTATGTCAATAGAAAGTAATTCTTGAACCCTTGATTCACTAAATTTATCACTATTAATCACATACATACATgtaaagaagaaaaaattgACTCTATCAACTTAGAGCAAGGGTAATAGGGAGGAAAAAAGTCTATAATACGGGTTAAAAAGCCAGGGTAACTGACTTATGCATGTATGAGCAAGTGATATCCAGATGATAGGAAATTAGAAAAGAATGATGAGCGAAAGCGTTTACTCATCGTCCTCAGGCTCAGCACGAGCGCCAAGGGTGTATCGTGACTTGCCATTAGCATCAACTTCGTGTTCGATAGCCAGCTTAGAGAGGTGGTTAAGCAGGTTCTCGACCTTGGTGTCAACGACAGAGCGGTTCTTGCGGCCGAGGTTGTCAAGGGCAGGGATGATGGTGAGGAGGTAGTAGACCACAGCAATGATGATTGTGACACCAATCGAGTAAGCCCAGATAACAACAACGGTGACAATGTCGGTGTCGTTGTTGGTGGAGAAAGTGGCCTGGCTGGGGGGGCTGGTCTCAACGTAGTCGCCGGCGAGCCAGCCGAAGACACAGAAGAGGGTGGCGAGGACATCGACAACGAAGATGGCACCAACCAGCTGCCACGAGGGCCAGGTCTTACCACCACGGgtgacgaagatgagccAGTTCTCAGTAAGAGAGACTTCCAAGAAGAGCATAGGCTGAGGAGAACCAAAGTTCTGGATGATACCACCGTTctcaaggaagagagaagcacGCATGATCCAGGTACCAGCAGCAAGGAGAACACCAAGAACGACGGAGATAACCCAGATCTTGGGCAACTGCCACTCGACGGGACGAGCCTCAAAGTGAGCATTGTCGTAAGCGACGGCGATGGTAGCCAAATCAGCAAACAGGGCAATGAAGACAATAAGGTCGGCCTTGATGGTttcgttgatgatgatcatggaGGTGACGAGGTAAAGCTCAAGGTGGATACACAAAGCGATACGGTACTGGATGTACGCCTTCATACGCTGGAAGATCTGACGAGCAAGCTTGATAGCATCAACAATGGTGCTAAGACCGggggcgaggaagacaatGTCGGCAGCGGCCTGAGCGGCTTCAGTGGAACCCTCGACAGCAATACCACAGTCAGCCTTCTTAAGGGAAGGAGCATCGTTAACACCGTCACCAGTCATGGCAGTCAAGTGACCACGCTGCTGAAGCATCTCGACGACCTGGTACTTGTGCTCGGGGAAAACTTCGGCGAAACCATCAGCCTTCTCAACGAGGTCATGCTGGGCAGAACCAGCAAGACCACCGTGGATAAGACGCTCAGAGTCGTAAACCTTGGTGCTAAGAGCAAGCATCTTGCAAGTTTCCTTGGCAATGGCAAGAGCATCACCAGTCAACATCTTGACGGAAAGACCGAGATGCTGAGCTTCAGCAATGGTGTGGGCAGTGTCCTCACGAGGAGGGTCAAACATGGGGTACATGCCGAGCAATTGCCAGGGCTCACCCTCCTTCTGGACGGCGACACCAAGAGAACGGAAACCACGGCGAGCGAATTCGGAAGCCTTCTCACGGAACTTCTGAGCCTCCTCCGGGGAGCACTCAGACATGGCAAGGATAGCCTTGGGAGCACCCTTAGCACAGGTGTAGCGGACACCGTCGCAGGTACAGATGGTAGTAATACGCTTAGAGACAGGATCGAAAGGAGTGTACTTCTCGGTAACCCAGTTCCGAGCAAGGATTTCACGCGCCTTGGGGTAGCGGCGAAGAGTAAGGATCGTAACTTTGTCGATGGGGTCGAGGTTCTTAACGTTGTGGTTGGAAGCAatagcagcaacagccatcATCCAGTTCACATCCACACCTTCATTGACGTAGGGCTCACGAATAGAGAGCTGGTTAGCGGTAAGGGTACCGGTCTTATCAGAGCAGAGAATGTCGACACCAGCAAGAGACTCAATAGCAGTGAGCTTCTGGACAATGGCCTTCTGCTCCGCAAGATAAGCAGCACCGACAGCGAGGGTGGTGGTTGTGACAACGGGAAGACCGACGGGGACACCGATGATAAGAAGAATCAAAGTCCAGTGAAGGAGAGTGTTGTCAGAGTGCTCAGGAGTGGCGATCTTCAGGTGACGGTAGAAACCACCAATCCAGGCGGCGAGGATCCAGAACATAACCAGAACAAGCAGGGAGGTACCGATGTTGTCCATGACAGCCTTGAAGTGACCCTGGTCCTGAGCGCCCTGAACGAGAGCAGCGGTCTTACCAACAAACGAGTGCTTAGCCGTAGCAGTAACGATGGCGTAGGCCTTTCCACGCTTGCAACCAGTGGTGTAGTAGCAGGTGTCAGCCATGTACTTGTCGACAGCGAGAGATTCACCAGTGATGGCGGACTGGTCGACGGCAACGAGTGAAACACCAAGGCGGGCCTCAATGCCAtggtcgtcgtcatcatcatcgttctCCTTAAGGGTGTCATCGTTGGCAGTGGCGAGGTATTCCTTGTAGGTCTCGTAGGTCTCGGGCTTGTCGTAGTCGCAGATGAGGCGAACATCGGCGGGCACGATAGTACCTTCCTCAATGACGACCTAATTAGGCGATGGCAGTTAGCAATGTGGCAGTAGAACGTGGAAAGGACGAATTGGGCAACTCACGATATCACCAGTAACAAGTTCACGAGCAaggatctcctgctcctgacCATCACGCTTGACAACAGCCTTCATAGCAATGTCACCCTTCAAACTAGCGACAACGTCGGCAGCCTGCTTTTCCTGGTACCAACCGACGACAGCGTTGAGCATAAGAATACCGATAATAACACCGAGATCAATCCAGTCACgaagaccagcagcaaggAGAACAGCCAATTCCATAACTAGATGGGAGCAATTTCAGTTAGAAATATTCACATGGAACACCGGCAGACCGGGCTACTCACCATAAAGAATGGGACCACGGAAGTAACCAATAAACTGGACGAAGAAGTTGGTCTTCTCGGTGGTCAACTCGTTCCAGCCACCACGCTTGCGGCGAGGCTCGATCTGGCTGGAAGGAAGACCGTTGAGATCGGTCTCGAGCCAGTCTTCAGGAGCAACGAAgccctcctcgccattctcACCACCAGCCTTGGCCCAGAACTTGTAccagggcttcttcttctgcttcatgcTAAGAGCACCAGCACTAGAGGTCGATCCACGACGGTTGTCGCGAGCGGTCGAAATGTAGCGGTTGAGAGCGCCATATTCGTCAAGGCCAGCGCTATCGTTCACATCAGTAGGACGAGAATGGTCACCATTCTCGACGTCGGCAGCATAGGAAATCTTCCGCTCCGCCATTGTTGCTTCGGCTCACAAAGCCTCACGATCCAAACGATGAGAGCAGACGCAAACGATCAATGGCAGGAATGGCAAGAGTCGGACAATCCTataagaagaaaagagaaagagagaaagagggagggGAGGAACAGCGAGAAGGGCAGGGAGAATGGACGCTTTAATACTGAGGGGGGGAGTATGGATTTCACGGGACCACCACGCAAACACGTCCTGAAGCTCCAACGGGCGGCCAACTTTCCCTGTGCGTAAGcccacttttttttttcttttcttttttcgaATTTTTGTTTTTTAGTTTTATTTTTCCAGTTTTATTGAGGGGCGCTAGACGGAACAGGACTAGCGCGACTGGAACTAGTGAGCCACTGATCTCTGGTCCTGTCCCTGACTCCCTGCTCTCTTCCACGCACACTCACACCACCGCTTAACGGCACGCATCATTACGCCGCCCTGTTGTTTCTCTGTTTCTTATCCGTGGACTCGTAGTCCGACCCATGTGGGCCACTGAGGCCGAAAACGGTTTAGCTTCAGAGCTGGAAAAactctcctctttcccttTGTTGACGGTGGATGCCTCTGGCTGGCACAATGATACGGCACCTCTCGCCGGTCTCTCTTCTTGTCATGATCCTGGATGGGGTaatccctccttcctctccatcgtCACTTGGCGTCAATGACCGGCAGACGCGTGCCGAGTTTGCcccccctccttctccggcTCCCAGACACTCTCCAGATCCAAGAGTCCAGCTTAAGACGAACGTGACGATTCGTCCAGCTTTGGTACGCCGCCCTACGATGAggcaaataaaaaaaaaatcagTGATCCTGCGGGCAATCCCGACGACCCGGGTCAAGAGAAttttccgcctcctcccgTTGCCTTCCCTGGGCTGAAGTATGTCATACTTGTCAATTGAATTGTCATGGTCGGTAAAAATACGGGATAAACGAGCATCTCCACGGGGAGTCCTGGGGGAGAAAGGCCGGAATTGGAGGTTCGATACGATACGGCCATTCATACCGCATCCAGAGCCCTTTTTGCCGCGAGCGGGCCGCCCTATAGTGTTCTTAGTGCAGTGCTCTTTTCTATGCGCGATTTTCTGGTCTGGCCACGCGCAGGAAACGACGAGAGTGCACATAATAGTAATATCACTAAACACCCTGAGAATTATACGATCATAATTGCGAGTCTGCGACTCGCTTGATGTCGAGTGAAACTGCGATTTGCGACCAGAAACGAGGCTACTGACTTTGGACAAGACAATGACAAGAAACACTATTGACCCTACTGTCAATCATTATTCGGTCGCCCTGTCTCACCATTTCCTCACCGTGGCTCTTGAATTTGACATTCCGTTTCCCCATGATCATCGTCTACTCGGTATTGTTGTCACCGAAACCTCCACGTGTCGTGGATTTGAACTACGAAGGCAATGAAGTCATAGGATGCGGCGGACGGAGTATACACTGTAGTTACGATTGACAAAACATTCCCCTTTAGAGAACCCCAAATCTTCAGACGAGGATCGAGATTAGCATGTCTCTGTCAAGGAACTCCTGTCTCAGGATGATCCATGATGATTGCAGTCAGGGTCGAGCCACGAGCTCGCTGAACTGGAACGCAAGGGGTGCGTCAAGAACTTGGTGACGACAATTGCGGTTATGCAGGGTCAAAACAAACAAATAATCAGGGTCCCTCGGTCCCTCAGCTGACACCCGTTATCATCGCCATCTCGAAGTTATTCATCATATCTAAGGGCTTGGCTGGATGTCCCAACCGCAAGCTTGGAATGCCTATTACTACCTGTAGGCTCCAATACCATGCCATAGATATCGTCTACGAAGTCTAGGGTCTCTATTATCTAGATCATAGACAGACTCTTGACGATTCTAGCCTTGCTAGTCACTAGCTCGCTCAAAGCAACCGATGGTTTGGCCCGACCTCCTGGTTACGGATAAGCGCCGAGCTGCAGCATCAGCTTGATTGAGTATGAAGCTTCCTTAATGCATTGAAGTTGAGCATACAAGGATAACTCGGCCCTCCAATTCCCTGGCAGTCGCTTTTGCGAATGTCCATTCCTTCCGAGAAACAGTCTACAGTTACTGCAGCCGACTCTTCTTCGTGCCTTTCAGACTCAatctcgatcttcttcctcatATCTCCAGGGGCTCGAATGCATCTCGATCGACCCCCTGCACGTTCTACAGCATTTGGGAAAGTGTGACGAACCAACATTCACCCACTCGGTCGCTTTATCAAAGATTCGATCCAGGTTCAATTGTCCAGACGTAGTCTCTATTCTTAAATCTTAAATGTGTTATTTCTCCCAACGCCAGCGTCATTAAATCAAACCCTTTTAAAAAGTGGTCAACCCTGAATCTGTGTATTCACGCGACAACTCTGGTATCTATTGTGTACCTGATACAGAGTATCGTTCTCGCAGAACGATCATAGGAAGGATCGAGTAGAGCTCTCGCAAATAGAAAAACTCGCTTGAAAAGCCCGATTGAATTCTCACTTTGCTCTAGAAAACTTCATCGACCTTCCACAAGAACAGAGTTCACGATCTATACGATTGACCTCTAGGATCTAGCCCGGTTCTGCTACACGCACGAAGCACATGCGTGCCACATTGCCTCTTGGAAGCAGTCAGCGTGGGTGAACATATGCCTCGACTGGATTTAACCATAGGTAGTTAACCCGGTTACTCTGTCATTGGGTTGCCCAAGAACCTATACGATCCTAAAGAGAACGCGACACCTGGCTCCTTCATGCACAGcagggctgggagaagcCACTCACCTCGCTGTCCACAAATCAAATTTACGTCTGGGACTGCATCTTGACGTCTCCCAAAAGTGCTGAGGGGTCGTCTGACAGACCAATCCGCCAAACTCCCGTACTTTTCCCATTTAGAGTCCAGACTTCAGACTGTGGTTGCCTACCCTGGGGTGCAGGTCTGAGTTGAGCGAGCGAACCCTCCAGGCTCACCGGCCCCGCGACCCCAAGCTTCACCACACATAAGGCTTATCCTGCAGTGAATCAGATGGTTGGAATATGCACTGCCAAGGTGCATCCTCCGCAGTCTTATTTTTTCAAGTCAATATTCAAAATCGAATTCACCCCGGATTTCGGTGAGCAGGGGCAAGTCGCTCGACACTTGCTCTTTAGATTCTCTCGTTTCAACAGTAAGCGTGCGGTAGCCATGTTATTAGCCTGCAAGGGAACAGCATGTGGATTTCGGAAAGATACACAACTCCATGCGAACAAAGGTGAAGTAATAATACCTAATAGTGGATGAATTGGCCTCGAAGAAACCATATCAACCAATTTCGTCCGTATTGCGAACTAATACAGGCGTTATTATTGATCAGTGTGGAAATATGACGATACTGCGTGCAGTTTCATCTATGTCGTGACACCAGCCAAAAGCGCCTCGTCGTGAGCTTAGAGGGAATCGCGGGAGGCCCGAGAGGAGCTCTATCCCCTTCTCGGTATGAAAAGGTTTGACGCCCGCCTAGATAGCTTCCCCTCTCCTCAGTAGGGCGCTTTCCGCGGCTCGCCTCTTCCAAATCACTAGACTCACGAGCCCAGCCTCTTCTGTCATGCTACGACGACGGTGACTTCACGGCGCTCTAGTTGGCTAGTCCATCCCTCTCCCGTTCGTCCCGAACTCAAACGATGGCCAACCAAATGGCCTGTCTCTCCATGTCATTCTTGCGACTGTGACCGCCCTCCGCCATCCGACTTGACGAAGGATCAGACTGAGGCAGAAATGACGCCGCACTGCATCACCGTGCGCACCGACTTCCGGCAGACGTTTGCGATCGAGTTTCCGGGGGATTCTCACCGGTGCTGGACAAGGACTTCTCGCAGCAAGTTTAACCCAGTGAGGCAAGAATCACAGAAATAGCACGTCAGCCAAGCCTTTCCCGGGCCATCGTATACAGCGATCGAAAGAAGGGTCtatctacagagtacagGGGATTGGCCCATGCAATAATTGGATTGTacttctttctgccttctgTTTTCTGCGTCATTTTTTTTAACTTGGCCCGGCTAAAGAAGCTGGAATTGAGCTGGAGTTAAAACTTCGCATTGGAGGTTATTCCATTGCCGTTACTATTACCTGCTACTACTAACCAGATACGCAGAAATTGTCGACGACTCCGTAATTAGTGGAGGAGCTCTTATATGAATTGGGGTGGAGCTGATAGGCAAGCTGCTGTCCTGAACCAAACTGTTCAGCCGAGGCTCGAGATTTACTCCACAGGAAACCATGGAACCAAATGAACTCCTAACAGACGGCGGCTCTCATCTCCTTGCAATAATGAAAATTAAAGCGAGCTTGTCTCACTGTTGAAGTTGGACACAGTCTCTGATGCTTCCACCCTACCACACCTATAGATATTATCCCAAGTTGCAGCATTGAGGTCACCGCCGAGTCATATTAACTAGCGACCGATCGTCGTTTCGTACAGTATTACCGGATTCAGAGGATTCGGGGAAAATCTTGGCGATCTTTACTTCTCTTACTCCAGCCTTCCAGACCACGTGAGACATTCCAGACCAGACGAGCCATTTGGATTCTCTCAGGTCATTTGTCGGGCGTCAGTCACAACCCAGCAGATATCGAGCCGCTGGTCAGTAGAATAGTTGCGGTATCAgagagagcagcagccgcggcTCGATAAGATCGATAATTATATCGCGCACGCCAGAACAAGGCCATGCCACCTCTCAGTCTCCTTTAGCCTGAGCGGAGCCGTCCGGTACCGGAGTAACTTTGATGCCGCGCCTTGTGGACAACGCTGATTTCGCGCTGTTCTGAGTGGTCAAGTGGCTCGAGTCCATCCCACCGTCAAGACCGAAAGCAACCATCGTCTCTGGGGCCAGCTCAGGTACCGTCACAGTCGTGCATGATCGAATCCGTCTGATCCGTTCTCGACTTCTTCTAGAATGCTTCGTGGGTCTAGCGGCTTCTCTGGCATCAGAAATTCGCTCATCCCGTGACATTCTGACCTTCATACTGATAACTGCTAGATACTACCTTCTGCGCAAGACATCCTAGCAGATGATCGGAAATCGGCATGACACTCAGACCAATTGGATCGGCTCATTGCAAGCGCCACTACGTCATGATTGAAAACTCAATCGGCAGCCCGAATCGACTCTTCAGCCCGTGCCCGGACGGGGCAGCCGGGTAAATGCACGCGGGCGTCCTCGCGTGATTATGTGATGGATTTCTGTTTCCGGGGCCTAATATAATCGATAATATGTACGAGGCAGACCGTCTGATACGGTACAGGCGTGCGGTGAGCACCCGACGCGGCATTATTACGCCTGGCTTCGGCAGCGAGAAGCGAACTACCTGACTCGGTTAGCGGCTCAGTCTGTATTATTCTTTACCCGTTGCGGTAGGTTACAAAGGCACGAAATGAATCCttctctccagtctccaTGGGGTTGATTCACGTCCGAGATTCGTTCCCCTGATTGATAGGCAAAGCCCTGATATCACAGTATGGGGTCTCGGTATTAATAGAATCTGGACAACTTGTTAGACGTCGAATTGCAATCGCTGACCAGCTCCAGAGCAGGACTCTAAGATGGACTATTGAGTCCGGTGCGGTCTTGGCTTCTGTACCTACAGTAGTTTACGGTCCGGTGTACGGCGTACCAGACTTTACGCCATACAGCTGTATGCCCACCCACTCGCCTCGTTATTGCAAGCACGCGCTATCCCTGATTCGAGCTAGCCCATTTAGTAAGAGGAACACCAAATCAATTAAGATAATGGATGCTGCCACCGCAATCTGCAGCTGTGAGTCGTCAGAAGCGCTCTCCACTCCTCCGGAGACGATCGCCCGTGCCAAGCTGTCGCATCGATGATCTTGGTGAGGGATTTTCTGCTTGCCCAGCCTTATCCTCCTCTAGACGAAGGATGGAATAATCCGTGGTCGCCCTTGAATCAGCCTGGATCGCGTACGGCGTCAACTCAAGATCCTCTCGTGGCTTTGACCTTGGCTTCATCGCCATGCGATTGCCTTCTGCCTAGAGATAGCAGATCAAGATGCTTCAAGAGTACGCAATTGTCtataaaaaaagaagctTGCCAAGAGGTGCGCGCAGGAGGTTACGTGCTGTCGGTAGGCAACTTCAATTGAGTGAGGCGCAAGCCTCGAGACCACAAACCCTTACCCCATGATTCGTGACATCGTCTTGGAGATTGGACGGCTTCAATTTCACCCCCACGATGGTACGGTCTAGTGTCTGCTGGCGGGATGCGTATAGCGCTGGCGGACGGCCCCGTCCCAGCCTCCCAACCCGGTTGTCTCCTTAGTTCTCGACCAAAAGAGTTAACTTCGAGGCAACTAGAAGACGGGACGGCGCAGACCAGAAACAACTCATCATAACTTGGGGTTTTATGCGTGAGTCTTTTTTGTCGTTCGAGGTTGACCGTTGATGTCCCCGCGATATCTTCGAACACGAGCTACTTCGTTTTCGTATCCGCTCCCGGGGACCCCGAGCGTCGACGCCGACTTTGGCGGTCCTTTTAGCAAGAATCCGGCCTTCGAAGGAACAGTAGACTGCAAATAATGCCGCTGATGATCACCAACTGGGGAAAGAGGTCGATTTGACGCCTTGGCGGATCTCTCCGTGCGTTCTTTGCGTTCTTTGACCTTCTACTTCGGGTGGCAGTACTTCGAGAACTGCTCTGACGGAGTTAACGCTCCTCCGACTCGGACAAATCGGAAATCGCCTTGTCCGCTCAGACTCAAAGAGACCACCTCTCACAAAGATCCAACGGCTTCCACGAAGTGACAAAGACCAAATCCCGCATTATCCTGGAATGCTCCGCGGTCGACGGATTAGTCGAGTTCAACCGTCGAGTTCCTATTTGGAAGAGCTAGCGGTCCTCAGTGTGCTGCGGACTGCTAAAATGTGTTACAAGAGTAGTATTTACGCGTCTTCAGTTCGTT
This genomic interval carries:
- a CDS encoding protein pmeB (transcript_id=CADANIAT00005545) — translated: MPKLRSWASLLLNVLLASAAGIPSSRYRNCQRSRKACPEGTLVVSASDPKADFSTVQAAVESLPHDNSSQTILILAGTYTEQVNVTRPGPVTLLGQTDHVTDASKNQVTINWAQANHDSTGQSVDNVFGSVLTVAPTLNASYTGSGPTGFPVPEDTPFGSVDFRAYNIDFTNTWADYSDGPAHALSFSRANGGFYYCGFYSYQDTVYVGKLGNAYFHRSIIAGQTDFIYGFGTAWIQSSDILLRNCGGGITAWKGTNTTFENKYGVYIVDSSVQAANASIAPEIVGACPLGRPWNELHRSIFVRSYEDASIDPEGYIDWVVDGVSRLSNKTFMAEYRTFGPGFNVSSRASTNASIVLSAKEYAPYDSPAKVFLTPDGKANNIGWIDWQA
- a CDS encoding H(+)-exporting P2-type ATPase pmaA (transcript_id=CADANIAT00005546), giving the protein MAERKISYAADVENGDHSRPTDVNDSAGLDEYGALNRYISTARDNRRGSTSSAGALSMKQKKKPWYKFWAKAGGENGEEGFVAPEDWLETDLNGLPSSQIEPRRKRGGWNELTTEKTNFFVQFIGYFRGPILYVMELAVLLAAGLRDWIDLGVIIGILMLNAVVGWYQEKQAADVVASLKGDIAMKAVVKRDGQEQEILARELVTGDIVVIEEGTIVPADVRLICDYDKPETYETYKEYLATANDDTLKENDDDDDDHGIEARLGVSLVAVDQSAITGESLAVDKYMADTCYYTTGCKRGKAYAIVTATAKHSFVGKTAALVQGAQDQGHFKAVMDNIGTSLLVLVMFWILAAWIGGFYRHLKIATPEHSDNTLLHWTLILLIIGVPVGLPVVTTTTLAVGAAYLAEQKAIVQKLTAIESLAGVDILCSDKTGTLTANQLSIREPYVNEGVDVNWMMAVAAIASNHNVKNLDPIDKVTILTLRRYPKAREILARNWVTEKYTPFDPVSKRITTICTCDGVRYTCAKGAPKAILAMSECSPEEAQKFREKASEFARRGFRSLGVAVQKEGEPWQLLGMYPMFDPPREDTAHTIAEAQHLGLSVKMLTGDALAIAKETCKMLALSTKVYDSERLIHGGLAGSAQHDLVEKADGFAEVFPEHKYQVVEMLQQRGHLTAMTGDGVNDAPSLKKADCGIAVEGSTEAAQAAADIVFLAPGLSTIVDAIKLARQIFQRMKAYIQYRIALCIHLELYLVTSMIIINETIKADLIVFIALFADLATIAVAYDNAHFEARPVEWQLPKIWVISVVLGVLLAAGTWIMRASLFLENGGIIQNFGSPQPMLFLEVSLTENWLIFVTRGGKTWPSWQLVGAIFVVDVLATLFCVFGWLAGDYVETSPPSQATFSTNNDTDIVTVVVIWAYSIGVTIIIAVVYYLLTIIPALDNLGRKNRSVVDTKVENLLNHLSKLAIEHEVDANGKSRYTLGARAEPEDDE